One genomic segment of Fusobacterium sp. IOR10 includes these proteins:
- a CDS encoding superoxide dismutase has protein sequence MNTHYPFQLQPLKFEYNDLEPCISKKTLEFHHDKHLLGYTNNLNKALETSPELQTHSLKHILSNLEEIPENIKTAVINNGGGVFNHIFYFEALTKGGKIIPEKLKLKLEENFTSVDEFLKKFKEAALTHFGSGWAWLVLDKDNTLKIISTSNQETPLKYDLKPLLTIDVWEHAYYLDYQNLRGTYIDNFMKIINWEVVENRLYK, from the coding sequence ATGAACACACATTATCCTTTTCAACTGCAACCTTTAAAATTTGAATACAATGATCTAGAGCCATGCATTTCTAAGAAAACTTTAGAATTTCATCACGATAAACATTTACTTGGATATACTAATAATTTAAATAAGGCTTTGGAAACATCACCTGAATTACAAACTCATTCTCTTAAACATATTTTGAGCAATTTAGAAGAAATTCCTGAAAATATTAAAACTGCTGTTATTAACAATGGTGGAGGAGTATTTAATCATATATTTTATTTTGAAGCTTTAACTAAAGGTGGAAAAATCATACCTGAAAAATTAAAATTAAAATTAGAAGAAAACTTTACATCAGTTGATGAATTTTTGAAAAAATTTAAAGAAGCTGCCCTTACTCATTTTGGTTCTGGATGGGCTTGGCTTGTTTTAGACAAAGATAATACTCTTAAAATTATAAGCACTTCTAACCAAGAAACTCCTCTAAAGTATGACCTTAAACCTTTACTAACTATTGATGTTTGGGAACATGCTTATTATCTAGATTATCAGAATCTAAGAGGTACCTACATTGATAACTTTATGAAAATTATCAATTGGGAAGTAGTTGAAAATCGTTTATATAAATAA
- the ruvC gene encoding crossover junction endodeoxyribonuclease RuvC — protein sequence MRILGIDPGTAIVGFSIVDYEDRKIKLIKYGCIFTEKTLPMEERLLQIFNELEEIIKTYSPEHMAIEELFYFKNNKTVISVGEARGVILLAGQKNNLKIKNYTPLQVKIGITGYGRAEKKQVQLMVKSILKMKEIPKPDDAADAIAIAITHINSLNNSQYGISSSSTISTKNITKTKMSVQEFRELCLKK from the coding sequence ATGAGAATTTTAGGAATCGATCCTGGAACTGCTATTGTAGGATTTTCAATAGTGGATTATGAAGACAGAAAAATAAAATTAATAAAATATGGATGTATTTTCACAGAGAAAACTCTTCCTATGGAAGAAAGACTTTTACAAATTTTCAACGAATTAGAAGAAATTATAAAAACATACTCACCTGAACATATGGCCATTGAAGAATTATTTTATTTTAAAAATAATAAAACAGTTATTTCAGTTGGAGAAGCTAGGGGAGTTATTCTTCTAGCTGGACAAAAAAATAATTTGAAAATTAAAAACTATACCCCTCTCCAAGTTAAAATAGGTATTACAGGTTATGGTAGAGCTGAAAAAAAACAAGTTCAACTAATGGTAAAAAGTATTTTGAAAATGAAAGAAATTCCTAAGCCAGATGATGCTGCTGATGCTATTGCAATTGCCATAACACATATAAATTCTTTGAACAATTCCCAGTATGGAATTAGTTCTTCTTCAACTATTTCAACTAAGAATATAACTAAAACCAAAATGTCTGTTCAAGAATTTAGAGAACTTTGTTTAAAAAAATAA
- a CDS encoding LysR family transcriptional regulator, whose product MLDYRIITFLKLCETMNYHLTGEALHMSQPSVTNHIQSLEDEYNCKLFIYNNKKLYITKEALILKNYATAAYYNDLELRSTLNKENKLSIRMGATKTIGDFVVKNNIINFLKNENYEFSLIVDNTEHLLRELDNNKLDFALIEGFFDKDKYNYQLYSSEKFVGICSKSHPFANKSIKIENIFNESIIVREEGSGTRAIFERELEKQNYSLKNFKKVTSISSFELIKSLVIENHAISFVYDIISKSDENLRTFEIQGVHIKQNFNYVFLKNTNAKKLINIFERK is encoded by the coding sequence ATGTTAGACTATAGAATTATTACTTTTTTGAAGCTTTGTGAAACAATGAATTATCACCTTACTGGGGAAGCACTTCATATGAGTCAACCTTCTGTAACAAATCATATTCAATCTTTAGAAGATGAATATAATTGTAAACTATTTATATATAACAACAAGAAGTTATATATTACCAAGGAAGCTCTAATTTTAAAAAATTATGCTACAGCTGCCTATTATAACGATTTAGAATTAAGAAGCACCTTAAATAAAGAAAATAAGTTGTCAATTAGAATGGGAGCCACTAAAACAATTGGAGATTTTGTAGTTAAAAATAATATTATTAATTTTTTAAAAAATGAAAACTATGAATTTTCTTTAATTGTTGATAACACTGAGCATCTTCTAAGGGAATTAGATAATAATAAATTAGATTTTGCTTTAATTGAGGGATTTTTTGATAAAGATAAATATAATTATCAATTATATAGTAGTGAAAAATTTGTTGGAATCTGTTCTAAATCTCATCCTTTTGCTAATAAATCCATAAAAATAGAAAATATTTTCAATGAATCTATAATAGTAAGGGAAGAAGGATCTGGAACAAGAGCAATTTTCGAAAGGGAGTTGGAAAAACAAAATTATTCTCTAAAAAACTTTAAAAAAGTTACGTCAATTAGTAGTTTTGAATTGATAAAATCTTTAGTTATTGAAAATCACGCTATTTCCTTTGTATATGATATTATTTCAAAAAGTGATGAAAATCTTCGTACTTTTGAAATTCAAGGTGTTCACATTAAACAAAATTTTAACTATGTGTTTTTAAAAAATACAAATGCTAAAAAATTAATAAATATTTTTGAGAGGAAATAA
- the uvrA gene encoding excinuclease ABC subunit UvrA — translation MLDKLIIKGAREHNLKNIDVEIPKNKFVVITGVSGSGKSSLAFDTIYSEGQRRYVESLSAYARQFIGQMKKPDVDSIEGLSPAISIEQKSTNKNPRSTVGTVTEIYDYMRLLFAHIGQPHCPICGAVVEKKSIEEIVENILEKFQEKEKMIVLSPIIRDKKGTHKNLFLNLTKKGFVRVRVNDEILYLDDEINLDKNLRHNIEVVVDRLVLKKKDKDFKSRLTQSVESGMELSNGKIIFNINGKDHSYSENYACAKHEDISIPELNPRLFSFNAPFGACPECKGIGKKLEVDENRLILNKKLSIKDGGIYIPGAASRKGWTWEMFLSFCSDFNIDINMPIENIPDKKMDLIFHGSSKKYNFDYEGKDFSFHGLKEFNGIVKNLEKRYYESFSESQKEEIENKYMIEKECKLCHGKRLKDEVLGVTVNDKNIIEICLLSITEAYDFFSNLVLTKKQESIVKEILKEIKERLSFMINVGLEYLSLLRGTKTLSGGESQRIRLATQIGSGLTGVLYVLDEPSIGLHQRDNDRLLETLSRLKDLGNTLIVVEHDEDTMNQADYILDLGRGAGEYGGNLVAFGTPEDIKNNKDSLTGEYLRGDKKINIPEKRRTSDKFIEIIGASGNNLKNINVKIPLGIMTVVTGVSGSGKSTLINQTLYPILFNELNKGKLYPLPYKKIIGIENLDKVIDIDQAPIGRTPRSNPATYTKIFDEIRNIFSMTKDSKMKGFKKGRFSFNVKGGRCEACQGAGIIKIEMNFLPDVYVQCDVCNGKRYNKETLDVHYKGKNISEVLEMSVYEAYEFFKAIPILEKKLKVLMDVGLGYIKLGQPATTLSGGEAQRIKLATELSKNSRGKTIYILDEPTTGLHFEDVKKLIEVLDRLVEKGNSVIIIEHNLDVIKIADHIIDIGPEGGKNGGKIVKIGTPEEVAKSKKSYTGKYLKKILKNK, via the coding sequence ATGTTAGATAAATTAATTATAAAAGGGGCAAGGGAACATAATTTAAAAAATATAGATGTGGAGATTCCTAAAAATAAATTTGTAGTTATAACAGGGGTAAGTGGAAGCGGAAAATCTTCCCTAGCCTTTGATACAATTTATTCTGAAGGTCAAAGGAGATATGTTGAAAGTTTATCAGCCTATGCAAGACAGTTTATAGGTCAAATGAAAAAACCAGATGTAGATTCCATTGAAGGACTTTCTCCAGCTATATCAATAGAGCAAAAAAGTACTAATAAAAATCCCCGTTCAACAGTTGGGACAGTAACAGAAATATATGATTATATGAGATTATTATTTGCCCATATAGGTCAACCTCACTGCCCAATATGTGGAGCAGTTGTGGAGAAAAAAAGTATTGAAGAAATAGTTGAAAATATTTTAGAAAAATTTCAAGAGAAGGAAAAGATGATAGTTCTTTCTCCAATTATAAGGGATAAAAAAGGGACTCATAAGAATCTTTTTCTAAATTTAACAAAAAAAGGATTTGTTAGAGTTAGAGTAAATGATGAAATACTGTATTTAGACGACGAAATAAATTTAGATAAAAATTTAAGACATAATATTGAAGTTGTTGTGGATAGATTAGTTCTAAAGAAAAAAGACAAGGATTTTAAATCCAGATTAACTCAATCTGTTGAGTCAGGAATGGAACTTTCAAATGGTAAAATAATTTTTAATATAAATGGGAAGGATCATAGTTACAGTGAAAATTATGCTTGTGCAAAACATGAAGATATTAGCATTCCAGAACTTAATCCTAGATTATTTTCTTTTAATGCTCCCTTTGGAGCTTGCCCAGAATGCAAGGGAATTGGGAAAAAATTAGAAGTGGATGAAAATAGATTAATATTAAATAAAAAATTATCAATTAAAGATGGAGGTATTTATATTCCAGGGGCAGCTTCAAGAAAGGGATGGACTTGGGAAATGTTTTTGTCTTTTTGTTCAGACTTTAATATAGATATAAATATGCCAATTGAAAATATACCAGATAAAAAAATGGATCTTATTTTTCACGGAAGCAGCAAAAAATATAATTTTGATTATGAGGGGAAAGATTTTTCTTTTCATGGACTAAAGGAATTTAATGGTATTGTTAAAAATTTAGAAAAAAGATATTATGAATCTTTTTCTGAATCTCAAAAGGAAGAAATAGAAAATAAGTACATGATTGAAAAGGAATGTAAATTGTGTCACGGGAAAAGATTAAAAGATGAGGTTTTAGGGGTAACAGTAAATGACAAAAACATTATAGAAATATGTTTGCTTAGTATAACAGAGGCCTATGACTTTTTTAGTAACTTAGTTTTAACAAAAAAACAAGAATCCATTGTAAAGGAAATATTAAAAGAAATAAAAGAAAGATTGAGCTTTATGATAAATGTAGGATTAGAATATTTATCTCTTCTTAGGGGGACTAAAACCCTTTCAGGGGGAGAAAGTCAAAGAATTAGACTTGCTACACAAATAGGTTCAGGTTTAACAGGGGTTTTATATGTTTTAGATGAACCTAGCATTGGTCTTCATCAAAGGGATAATGACAGGCTCTTAGAAACTTTATCAAGATTAAAGGATTTGGGAAACACTTTAATTGTAGTGGAACATGATGAGGATACAATGAATCAAGCTGATTATATTTTAGATTTAGGAAGAGGGGCAGGGGAGTATGGAGGAAATTTAGTAGCCTTTGGAACTCCAGAAGATATAAAAAATAACAAGGACTCTTTAACAGGTGAATATTTAAGGGGAGATAAGAAAATAAATATTCCAGAAAAAAGAAGAACTTCAGATAAATTTATTGAGATTATAGGAGCAAGTGGAAATAATTTAAAAAATATCAATGTGAAAATCCCCCTTGGAATAATGACTGTGGTCACAGGAGTCAGTGGAAGTGGAAAATCAACATTGATAAACCAAACTTTATATCCAATATTGTTTAATGAATTAAATAAAGGGAAATTATATCCACTACCATATAAAAAAATAATAGGTATTGAAAATCTAGATAAGGTGATAGATATAGATCAAGCTCCAATAGGTCGTACTCCTAGATCCAATCCAGCAACATATACAAAGATATTTGATGAAATAAGAAATATCTTTTCCATGACAAAGGATTCTAAAATGAAAGGATTTAAAAAGGGACGATTTTCATTTAACGTTAAAGGTGGAAGATGTGAAGCATGCCAAGGAGCAGGTATAATAAAAATAGAAATGAATTTTTTACCAGATGTTTATGTACAGTGTGACGTATGCAATGGGAAGAGATACAATAAAGAAACCCTAGATGTTCACTATAAGGGAAAAAATATTTCAGAAGTTTTGGAAATGAGTGTTTATGAAGCCTATGAATTTTTTAAAGCAATACCTATATTAGAAAAGAAATTAAAAGTTTTAATGGATGTTGGATTAGGATATATTAAACTAGGACAACCAGCTACAACTTTATCAGGGGGGGAAGCTCAAAGAATAAAATTAGCCACAGAGCTTTCAAAAAATTCAAGGGGTAAAACCATATACATATTAGACGAACCAACAACAGGATTGCACTTTGAAGATGTTAAAAAATTAATAGAAGTACTTGATAGGCTTGTGGAAAAGGGAAATTCAGTTATAATTATTGAACATAATTTAGATGTTATTAAAATAGCAGATCATATAATTGATATAGGTCCTGAAGGTGGGAAAAATGGAGGGAAAATTGTTAAAATTGGTACTCCAGAGGAAGTTGCAAAATCTAAAAAGAGTTATACAGGAAAATATTTAAAAAAAATATTAAAAAATAAATAA
- a CDS encoding flavodoxin family protein — protein sequence MKVLGVVGSFRKKGNTDILVNKVLEGVKSCGIEVECIHLSDFDFKDCIGCEGCAKTNKCVRKDDMSKIYKLLEESDGIVLGSPTYFYNVTGDIKKFLDRLYCYDTFDPSDRSVWVSVNEVVKTKYSVTVAICEQNNEDDMGYTSIAMNRSLEAVGYRVVDSLKVLHMFLKGEVSQYKNELDRSYLSGVKLGKTLLLAKKVRKSYNMGD from the coding sequence GTGAAAGTACTTGGAGTTGTTGGAAGTTTTAGAAAAAAAGGAAACACAGATATATTAGTAAATAAGGTATTAGAAGGTGTTAAATCTTGTGGAATAGAAGTTGAATGTATACATTTATCTGACTTTGACTTTAAAGATTGTATAGGTTGCGAAGGATGTGCAAAAACCAATAAATGTGTAAGAAAAGATGATATGAGTAAAATATATAAGTTATTAGAGGAATCTGATGGAATTGTACTGGGTTCTCCAACATATTTTTATAATGTAACAGGAGATATAAAAAAATTTTTAGATAGATTATATTGTTACGATACCTTTGACCCTTCAGATAGGTCAGTGTGGGTAAGTGTAAATGAAGTTGTGAAAACAAAGTACAGTGTAACAGTTGCAATATGTGAGCAAAATAATGAAGATGATATGGGATATACTTCAATTGCTATGAACAGATCTTTAGAGGCTGTTGGTTATAGAGTTGTAGATAGTTTGAAAGTTTTACATATGTTTTTAAAGGGAGAAGTATCCCAATACAAAAATGAACTAGATAGAAGTTATTTATCTGGTGTAAAATTAGGAAAAACATTATTATTAGCTAAAAAGGTTAGAAAAAGCTATAATATGGGAGATTAA
- a CDS encoding non-canonical purine NTP pyrophosphatase, protein MKVYFMSKNKRKIQDAQKASNLLKLEMEVLHVDYDVEEIQSKDDKKLIKDKVIKAFRVIRRPVCVEQTGIYIKEFGNLPGGLTSIVWDNLGAENFCRFFSREKNTVLMKSIVGYCDGKNVKVFLGECYGSIAKEPTGIREDRLDRIFIPKGYSNTFADLGEEKNNISTRIIAFKKFFKYLEGEVNE, encoded by the coding sequence ATGAAGGTATATTTTATGTCAAAAAATAAAAGAAAGATTCAAGATGCTCAGAAAGCATCAAATTTATTAAAATTGGAAATGGAAGTTTTACATGTGGACTATGACGTTGAAGAAATTCAATCTAAGGACGACAAAAAATTAATAAAAGATAAAGTAATAAAAGCATTTAGAGTTATAAGAAGGCCAGTTTGTGTGGAGCAAACAGGTATATATATTAAAGAATTTGGAAATTTACCTGGAGGATTAACCTCAATAGTTTGGGATAACCTAGGTGCTGAAAATTTTTGCAGATTTTTTAGTAGAGAAAAAAATACAGTGCTAATGAAGTCAATAGTTGGATATTGTGACGGAAAAAATGTAAAGGTATTTTTAGGTGAGTGTTATGGAAGTATAGCTAAGGAACCAACTGGAATAAGAGAAGATAGACTAGATAGAATATTTATTCCAAAGGGCTATAGTAATACTTTCGCTGATTTAGGAGAAGAAAAAAATAATATTTCCACAAGAATAATTGCCTTTAAAAAATTTTTCAAATACTTAGAAGGTGAAGTAAATGAATAA
- a CDS encoding SIR2 family protein: MNKLLKKLAKKIKNNEVILFVGAGISANLGLPTWQEMIDEMADHLGIDKEIFSLYGNSLDLAEYYCLETGGIGRLVEEMKDKWIVEDRRIEKSKIHKDICKLNFQIIYTTNYDNCLEESFELFEYPYTKIVGVQDICNINHNKTQIVKFHGDFSDDKSIILTESSYFERMDFESSMDIKLRSDMLGKSFLFIGYSLSDINMRYLIYKLNKIWSKYDINKKPDSYIFLPNSNFVQEKLMECWGIKSIIGDDISPEKSVENFLDRLVREVKIKDGRD; this comes from the coding sequence ATGAATAAACTATTAAAAAAACTTGCGAAAAAAATAAAAAACAACGAAGTTATTCTTTTTGTTGGAGCTGGAATATCCGCTAATCTAGGGCTACCAACTTGGCAAGAAATGATAGATGAAATGGCAGATCATTTAGGTATAGATAAGGAAATCTTTAGTCTTTATGGAAATAGTCTAGATTTAGCAGAATATTATTGTTTAGAAACTGGTGGGATAGGAAGACTGGTTGAGGAAATGAAAGACAAATGGATTGTAGAAGATAGAAGAATAGAAAAATCAAAAATACATAAGGATATCTGTAAATTAAACTTTCAAATAATATATACTACAAATTATGACAATTGTTTGGAAGAATCCTTTGAATTATTTGAATATCCCTATACGAAAATAGTTGGAGTTCAAGATATTTGTAATATTAATCATAACAAAACTCAAATTGTTAAATTTCACGGAGATTTTTCAGATGATAAAAGTATAATTTTAACAGAAAGTAGTTATTTTGAAAGAATGGATTTTGAATCATCAATGGATATAAAATTAAGATCAGATATGTTAGGAAAATCTTTTTTATTCATAGGGTACAGCTTGTCAGATATTAATATGAGATATTTGATTTATAAATTAAATAAAATATGGTCTAAATATGATATAAATAAAAAACCAGACTCATATATATTTTTACCTAATTCAAATTTTGTTCAAGAAAAATTAATGGAATGTTGGGGAATAAAAAGCATAATAGGAGATGATATTTCTCCTGAAAAATCTGTTGAGAATTTCTTAGATAGATTAGTGAGAGAAGTTAAAATTAAAGATGGGAGAGATTAA
- the ruvA gene encoding Holliday junction branch migration protein RuvA: MFDYLNGKVDYKTTNYVALDVNGVGYKVFISLRTYDTITEDENIKIYIYSHIKEEEFKLVGFLNKKERNLFEMLLSVKGIGVSLALAIMSTFDMDKIKSLILREDYLTLKKVPKLGQKKSQQIILDLKDKINKLEIVLDNCVSTENYSNIEEELIMALEGLGYNKKDIEKLIDKEEIKNYKNIQEAIKGTLRKI, from the coding sequence ATGTTTGATTATTTAAATGGGAAAGTTGATTATAAAACAACAAATTATGTGGCTCTTGATGTTAATGGAGTTGGATATAAAGTTTTCATTTCTTTGAGAACCTATGATACAATAACAGAGGATGAAAATATAAAAATATACATATATAGCCATATTAAAGAGGAAGAGTTTAAACTAGTGGGATTTTTAAATAAAAAAGAGAGAAATTTATTTGAAATGCTCTTAAGTGTAAAAGGAATTGGAGTTTCTCTAGCTTTGGCAATTATGTCTACCTTTGATATGGATAAGATTAAAAGTCTTATATTAAGAGAAGATTATTTAACTTTAAAAAAAGTACCTAAATTAGGGCAAAAAAAATCTCAACAAATAATATTAGATTTAAAGGATAAAATTAATAAATTAGAAATAGTTTTAGATAACTGTGTATCAACAGAAAATTATTCTAATATAGAAGAAGAGTTAATTATGGCTCTAGAAGGATTAGGCTATAATAAAAAGGATATAGAAAAGTTAATAGATAAGGAAGAAATAAAAAATTATAAAAATATACAAGAGGCTATCAAGGGAACTTTAAGAAAAATTTAA
- a CDS encoding Na+/H+ antiporter NhaC family protein, producing the protein MKKNLFIGFIIILFVYTIKAKFLIGLTSLVFYMILCLAGLRKGINFSDIAAIFVEYSKKMKIVIILFAFIGCISACWMAAGTIPALVYFGIKYINPKIFILFSFFLSCFVACIIGSGFATAGIVGAALMSIAKTGNVDVNVVGAAIISGMYFGDRWSPISGSANLISSLTGVSIYENLKNMINSMVLPFIATSLLYLGISRIYVLDVAKSILPNLILENYTLDVRFVFIPVIIIILFSFLKIDVKISMGVSIVFSFFVALFLQNESIIKVLKYMIFGFDRFKGTDLETIIKGGGLISMLNACVVIIISCLLIGILDQIEALKYLKNKIGLAKTRATLFRKTLGLSVFSSMIGFNQTAAIIMTEQVMEKIYDEKEIPRIKFAEDLENTAVLVSTFIPWNSSWFVPALILDITYFRSLPFAFYLYLVPLFTYINYKLRYKELFKEENKDDIN; encoded by the coding sequence ATGAAAAAAAATTTGTTTATAGGTTTTATAATAATTTTATTTGTTTATACTATTAAAGCTAAGTTTTTAATAGGATTGACAAGTTTAGTTTTTTATATGATTTTATGTTTAGCAGGTTTAAGAAAAGGAATAAACTTTAGTGATATTGCTGCAATTTTTGTAGAATACAGCAAAAAAATGAAGATAGTAATAATATTGTTTGCTTTTATTGGTTGCATTTCAGCTTGCTGGATGGCTGCTGGAACAATACCAGCATTGGTATATTTTGGAATTAAGTATATCAATCCTAAGATTTTTATACTGTTTTCATTTTTTTTAAGTTGTTTTGTAGCTTGTATAATAGGAAGTGGTTTTGCAACAGCTGGAATTGTAGGAGCCGCTCTTATGAGTATAGCTAAAACAGGTAATGTGGATGTTAATGTTGTAGGAGCTGCAATTATTTCAGGAATGTATTTTGGAGATAGGTGGTCACCTATATCAGGAAGTGCAAATCTTATTTCTTCCCTTACAGGGGTAAGTATTTATGAAAATCTAAAAAATATGATAAATTCCATGGTGCTCCCATTTATTGCAACTTCTTTACTATATTTAGGGATATCTAGAATATATGTGTTAGATGTGGCAAAAAGTATATTACCTAATTTAATATTAGAAAATTATACTTTAGATGTGAGGTTTGTTTTTATACCAGTTATTATAATTATACTTTTTAGTTTTTTAAAGATAGATGTTAAAATATCCATGGGTGTAAGTATAGTATTTTCTTTTTTTGTAGCTTTATTTTTACAAAATGAAAGTATAATTAAAGTTTTGAAATATATGATCTTTGGATTTGATAGATTTAAAGGAACCGATTTAGAAACAATAATTAAAGGTGGAGGCCTCATTTCCATGTTAAATGCCTGTGTAGTAATAATAATTTCATGTTTACTTATTGGTATTTTAGATCAAATAGAGGCGCTAAAATATTTAAAAAATAAAATAGGATTAGCAAAAACAAGGGCAACTTTATTTAGAAAAACTTTAGGTTTAAGTGTTTTTTCATCAATGATAGGCTTTAACCAAACAGCAGCTATAATTATGACTGAACAAGTTATGGAAAAAATATACGATGAAAAAGAAATACCAAGAATAAAATTTGCAGAGGACTTAGAAAATACAGCAGTTTTAGTAAGTACATTTATACCATGGAATTCATCGTGGTTTGTACCAGCTTTAATACTAGATATTACATATTTTAGATCATTACCCTTTGCCTTTTATTTATATTTAGTACCTTTATTTACATATATTAACTATAAACTTAGATACAAAGAATTATTTAAGGAGGAAAACAAAGATGATATTAACTAA
- a CDS encoding chemotaxis protein CheC: MILTKLQEDTLQEIANISTGHAAKSLAELMDKKIKHNIPYVSVIQLEQIFDVIQNPEDETYMAALEITGDVKGVILMLMDEAGATLVAKYMTKKMLDEDLEKMTLEEQQELKFSVLLECINIIGNSYITTLVEITKLKIESGLTDMAIDMKAAVLDRAFLKAGATSCSELIYIKSELYLTDEKYKNKNFIGEIVIIPNFEEKDKIMEGVGI; encoded by the coding sequence ATGATATTAACTAAACTTCAAGAGGATACTCTCCAGGAAATAGCCAATATAAGTACAGGACACGCTGCAAAATCTTTAGCTGAACTCATGGATAAAAAAATAAAACATAATATACCCTATGTTTCTGTAATTCAACTTGAACAAATATTTGATGTAATACAAAATCCAGAAGATGAAACATATATGGCAGCTTTGGAAATTACAGGGGATGTAAAAGGTGTTATTTTAATGCTTATGGATGAAGCTGGAGCAACATTAGTTGCAAAGTATATGACAAAAAAAATGTTAGATGAAGATCTTGAAAAAATGACCCTAGAGGAGCAACAAGAATTAAAATTTAGTGTTTTATTAGAGTGTATAAACATTATAGGAAATTCCTATATAACTACATTGGTGGAAATAACAAAATTAAAAATAGAATCAGGATTAACAGATATGGCAATAGATATGAAAGCTGCAGTTTTAGATAGAGCTTTTTTAAAGGCTGGGGCAACATCTTGCTCAGAATTGATATATATTAAGTCTGAATTATATTTAACAGATGAAAAATATAAAAATAAAAATTTTATAGGGGAAATTGTCATCATACCTAATTTTGAAGAGAAGGATAAAATTATGGAAGGTGTAGGCATCTAG
- a CDS encoding chemotaxis protein CheD, whose translation MGKYMVSIGQIKIGTNEDELCAIGLGSCVAVIIYDSFNNIAGMIHVLLPSALQKEASDMVPTRYADTGIKILLKKLIDKGAKKSLLRCKIVGGAELFSINSKILKSDVGKRNVDMAIKILDELNIPLISSDVGGNSGRSATFYTKNGKLKIKTLRQGEKFI comes from the coding sequence ATGGGAAAATATATGGTATCCATTGGTCAAATTAAAATAGGAACAAATGAGGATGAATTATGTGCAATAGGTTTAGGTTCTTGTGTTGCAGTTATAATTTATGATTCATTTAATAACATAGCAGGAATGATTCATGTTCTTTTACCAAGTGCTTTACAAAAAGAAGCTTCTGATATGGTTCCAACAAGATATGCAGATACAGGAATAAAAATTCTTTTAAAAAAGCTTATAGATAAAGGTGCAAAGAAGAGTTTATTACGCTGTAAAATAGTAGGGGGAGCAGAGCTATTTTCAATAAATTCTAAAATATTAAAAAGTGATGTGGGAAAAAGAAATGTAGATATGGCAATAAAAATATTAGATGAATTGAACATACCTTTAATTTCCAGTGATGTTGGTGGAAATTCAGGTAGAAGTGCTACTTTTTATACTAAAAATGGTAAATTAAAAATAAAAACATTGAGACAAGGGGAAAAATTTATTTAA
- a CDS encoding response regulator: MKTVMIVDDALFMRKTIKKMFERAGYEVVAEAENGKEALDKYMTKKPDVITMDIAMPVMDGLLSLKEILKIDETANVLMVSAIGQEELVGEALACGAKGFIVKPFTEELLMSAVDQLF, encoded by the coding sequence ATGAAGACGGTAATGATAGTTGACGATGCATTATTTATGAGAAAAACAATAAAGAAAATGTTTGAAAGAGCAGGCTATGAAGTTGTAGCAGAAGCTGAAAATGGTAAGGAAGCTTTGGATAAATACATGACTAAAAAACCTGATGTAATAACAATGGATATTGCAATGCCAGTAATGGATGGATTACTTTCTCTTAAGGAAATATTAAAAATAGATGAAACTGCAAATGTATTAATGGTTTCAGCTATAGGGCAAGAAGAATTAGTAGGAGAAGCTCTTGCTTGCGGAGCTAAAGGATTTATAGTTAAACCATTTACAGAGGAACTATTAATGAGTGCAGTTGACCAATTATTCTAA